One window of the Candidatus Chryseobacterium colombiense genome contains the following:
- a CDS encoding SusC/RagA family TonB-linked outer membrane protein — protein sequence MNRFYFTKTNKAALFFAMALLPAGMAYAQVKKDTVAKEKKIEEVVVIGYGTQRKEAVTGSVVTVKGETLREVPTANITQALQSRSAGVEINQTSSKPGATMKIRIRGTRSLSDSANDPLIVLDGIPFVGSLGDISSNDIKSVDILKDASATAIYGSRGANGVILVTTNRGSKGQKPRFTYNSFTGSQTLFSRYPMMNAAQLTKLRHDANDLIKNGDSEKDGVDTDWQKLYYKPAMITNHDFGVSGGTDGGNYNVGLSYLKQDAIVPLQSYERFGFRLGLDQQVGKIFKFGFTTNSNYVKSEGNGIASAPTLGYSPLASPYDEFGNPRRTLTMSSNMDQAWVYTRKSLDALGDKYVDETKAFSSYNNMYGEVKLPVDGLKYRINVGLDFRTSNSGNYTGVGVFNTNPAAISSAGKGNNQTYHWTIENLLTYDKTFGKHKINAVALYSSEQNTYTSSYMSAKNVPADFFQYYNLGQSPQADITVRPEDQYYARTGLVSYMGRAMYTYDNKYMITATLRRDGASVLAEGHKWNTYPAISVGWNITNENFMKTFQFVNLLKLRYGWGETSNQAIAPYTTLGSLTVNPYNFGGAYSTGVSINTAPNPYLGWEYSKTHNAGLDFGFLNNRINGTVEYYRTHTYGILQNKSLPSTAGIPGGVLQNVGNIENKGWEASLNAIIIDKPNGFSWDAGVNWYANRNKILSLASGADRDENNLWFVGHNVNSLYDYQYVGLWQQGDPYLSILEPQVGAAPGMIKVLYTGGYNADGTPVRAIGPADRQIIDTNPDWQGGFNMRFAYKGFELSTVGAFQKGGVLISSIYGSAGYLNRLTGRGNNVDVDYYTDDNTDARFPKPGGLLNGDNPKYLSTLALFDGSYVKLRTITLGYNLSKDFLKDLNINSLRVYFTITNPWIIYSPYHKMSGMDPEPNSTGDQNQAVSGYKNRQLIIGTNNPATRNFIMGINLSF from the coding sequence ATGAACCGATTTTATTTTACTAAAACCAATAAGGCAGCTCTCTTTTTTGCTATGGCCTTATTACCTGCCGGCATGGCCTATGCTCAGGTTAAAAAAGATACGGTGGCTAAGGAGAAAAAGATAGAGGAAGTAGTTGTCATTGGTTATGGTACACAAAGAAAAGAAGCTGTAACGGGGTCTGTTGTAACTGTAAAAGGTGAGACCCTTAGAGAAGTTCCTACTGCAAATATAACTCAAGCTTTACAAAGTAGAAGTGCTGGGGTAGAAATTAATCAAACGTCCAGCAAGCCCGGGGCTACCATGAAAATAAGAATTAGAGGAACGAGATCATTGTCAGACTCGGCAAATGATCCGCTTATCGTATTGGATGGAATTCCTTTTGTAGGATCTTTGGGAGATATAAGTTCTAATGATATCAAGAGTGTAGATATCCTGAAAGATGCTTCTGCAACCGCTATTTATGGTTCCAGAGGAGCAAACGGGGTTATTTTGGTTACAACAAACAGAGGATCAAAAGGACAAAAACCTAGATTTACTTATAACTCTTTCACGGGGAGTCAAACCCTGTTTTCGAGGTATCCTATGATGAATGCTGCTCAATTGACTAAACTGAGACATGATGCCAATGATCTCATCAAAAATGGAGACAGTGAAAAAGACGGAGTTGATACCGATTGGCAAAAGCTCTATTATAAGCCGGCAATGATAACGAATCATGATTTTGGCGTTTCCGGAGGTACAGACGGAGGTAATTATAATGTAGGTTTGTCATACTTGAAGCAAGATGCTATAGTTCCTTTGCAAAGTTATGAACGTTTTGGTTTTCGACTAGGTTTGGATCAGCAGGTCGGAAAAATTTTTAAATTTGGTTTTACTACAAATTCAAATTATGTAAAATCTGAAGGTAATGGTATTGCTTCAGCTCCTACTTTGGGATATTCGCCTTTGGCCAGTCCTTATGATGAATTTGGTAATCCGAGAAGAACATTAACGATGTCATCAAATATGGATCAGGCGTGGGTTTATACAAGAAAAAGTCTGGATGCTCTGGGAGATAAATATGTAGATGAAACGAAAGCTTTCTCATCTTATAATAATATGTATGGTGAAGTTAAATTACCAGTAGATGGATTGAAATACCGTATAAATGTAGGATTGGATTTCAGAACTTCAAATAGTGGAAATTATACAGGGGTAGGTGTATTTAATACAAATCCTGCTGCTATTTCTTCTGCAGGTAAGGGTAATAACCAAACCTATCACTGGACTATAGAAAACTTATTGACTTATGATAAGACTTTTGGAAAACATAAGATAAATGCTGTTGCTTTATATTCTTCTGAACAAAATACTTATACAAGTAGTTATATGAGTGCTAAAAATGTACCTGCAGATTTTTTTCAATATTATAATCTAGGTCAATCTCCGCAAGCTGATATTACTGTGAGGCCCGAAGATCAATATTATGCCAGAACAGGATTGGTTTCCTATATGGGACGAGCAATGTACACATATGACAATAAGTATATGATTACAGCTACTCTTAGAAGGGACGGTGCTTCTGTGCTTGCAGAAGGACACAAATGGAATACTTATCCGGCAATCTCCGTGGGTTGGAATATTACTAATGAAAACTTTATGAAAACTTTCCAATTCGTTAATCTTTTAAAATTAAGATATGGTTGGGGAGAAACGTCAAATCAAGCTATCGCCCCCTATACGACTTTAGGAAGCTTAACTGTTAATCCATATAACTTTGGAGGAGCTTATTCTACAGGTGTTTCTATTAACACTGCACCAAACCCTTACTTAGGATGGGAATATTCCAAAACCCACAATGCAGGATTAGATTTTGGGTTTCTTAACAATAGAATCAACGGTACAGTAGAATATTACAGAACACATACCTACGGAATACTTCAAAATAAGAGTTTACCCTCAACTGCAGGGATTCCCGGCGGAGTGTTACAAAATGTAGGAAATATTGAAAATAAAGGATGGGAAGCTTCTCTTAATGCAATTATTATTGATAAACCTAATGGTTTCAGCTGGGATGCCGGAGTTAACTGGTATGCTAATAGAAACAAAATTTTATCACTTGCATCCGGTGCGGATAGAGATGAAAATAATTTATGGTTCGTTGGCCATAATGTAAATTCACTATATGATTATCAGTATGTAGGTTTATGGCAACAAGGAGATCCTTATTTGAGTATTCTTGAGCCTCAGGTTGGAGCTGCTCCGGGTATGATTAAAGTTCTATATACTGGGGGATATAATGCAGATGGAACTCCTGTGAGAGCTATAGGTCCAGCAGATAGACAAATTATAGATACCAATCCAGATTGGCAGGGAGGTTTCAATATGCGTTTTGCTTATAAAGGCTTTGAACTAAGTACGGTAGGTGCATTCCAAAAAGGAGGTGTTCTGATCAGTTCTATTTATGGTTCTGCGGGGTACTTGAATAGATTAACTGGTAGAGGAAATAACGTAGATGTAGATTACTATACAGATGACAATACGGATGCAAGATTTCCAAAACCTGGCGGATTGCTAAACGGTGATAACCCAAAGTATCTGTCAACTTTAGCTCTTTTTGATGGGTCATACGTGAAATTAAGAACCATCACATTAGGATATAACTTAAGTAAGGATTTTCTTAAAGATCTTAACATTAATAGCTTAAGAGTTTATTTTACAATTACGAATCCATGGATAATTTATTCTCCATACCACAAAATGTCTGGAATGGATCCCGAACCGAATTCTACAGGTGATCAAAATCAGGCTGTAAGCGGATACAAAAATCGTCAGTTGATTATAGGAACTAATAATCCTGCGACAAGAAACTTTATAATGGGAATTAATTTATCTTTCTAA
- a CDS encoding RagB/SusD family nutrient uptake outer membrane protein, giving the protein MIKINKKIVLGVVVASLVLSSCNEILDEQPRSGYTVDYFNSADGVTSGVTALYRSLRLLYGNGYYMSATQNGTDEATWAQSADGNFKDLDMTGGTGAINSNTFPTSMVWGSVFPYINTANGIIERGPKFNIPESLVSEARFFRSFYYFQLVQTYGGVPLDLGSGELALNISPTTLSKRNTVPEVYSRGIFPDLLKAIDNLPATPRVTGGVTKNVARLFLAKAYLTYGWWLQNPNNIPTYPDAARTDLDGHNAQWYFQQAYDLSLQGINNPGSYALQPTYYDVNEGSKDRNSEQMLYADHTASSIFYNEGDPVGYGSGWAPDNFAAWMQTWNYTNIKSSKSATSWVSASPITREAAQSLGRPWVRMAPPIGVIKNTFADKTNDSRYDGTFVTTYRGNWQKTGTGLESVTTLYNANSLPVPVGGAILSFLDDDSQLPNIAYPTDGGQNGVGAGVLPGRADWVISPNGISRIVYPGLWKIGTYQTNDVTGLGYPNAALTRPFPVAKFSEFYFIAAEAAVKGASGAMSARDLINVIRARAGKWRFSNKNNASYIADNSAAMTAATPATITIDYILAERSREYYGEFYRWFDLVRTQKWTEYAASYQIGGTAYGNHTPQNFTRNIQPYHYLRPIPQGQLDAMTEMSAADKAKYQNPGY; this is encoded by the coding sequence ATGATAAAAATTAACAAAAAAATTGTATTGGGAGTTGTAGTGGCTTCACTAGTATTGTCTAGCTGTAATGAGATTCTAGACGAACAACCCAGATCAGGATATACGGTTGATTATTTCAATTCTGCAGATGGCGTAACATCTGGCGTAACCGCATTGTACAGAAGCTTACGTCTTCTTTATGGGAATGGTTATTATATGAGTGCAACACAGAACGGAACAGATGAGGCAACTTGGGCTCAGAGTGCAGACGGGAATTTTAAAGATCTGGATATGACAGGAGGGACTGGAGCAATCAACTCTAATACTTTTCCTACAAGTATGGTTTGGGGATCTGTTTTCCCTTATATTAATACAGCCAATGGTATTATAGAAAGAGGACCTAAATTCAATATTCCGGAATCTCTTGTATCTGAAGCTCGTTTTTTTAGATCTTTTTATTATTTTCAACTAGTACAGACGTACGGTGGTGTACCTTTAGATTTAGGTTCTGGAGAATTGGCTCTGAACATTTCACCTACAACTTTGTCTAAAAGAAATACCGTTCCTGAGGTATATTCAAGAGGTATTTTTCCTGATTTATTAAAAGCAATAGACAATCTTCCTGCAACTCCTAGAGTAACGGGTGGGGTTACAAAAAATGTGGCAAGGCTGTTTTTAGCTAAAGCGTATCTTACTTACGGTTGGTGGTTGCAAAATCCGAATAATATTCCGACATATCCTGATGCTGCACGAACGGATCTTGATGGCCATAATGCACAATGGTATTTTCAACAAGCATATGATTTATCTCTACAAGGTATTAATAATCCAGGATCTTATGCCCTTCAGCCTACTTACTATGATGTAAATGAGGGCTCTAAAGATCGTAATTCAGAGCAGATGCTTTACGCAGATCATACAGCATCCAGTATTTTTTATAACGAGGGTGATCCTGTAGGATACGGTTCTGGGTGGGCTCCGGATAACTTCGCTGCCTGGATGCAAACATGGAATTATACAAATATAAAAAGTAGTAAATCTGCTACTTCATGGGTTTCAGCAAGTCCTATTACAAGAGAAGCGGCACAATCGCTGGGAAGGCCTTGGGTACGTATGGCACCACCTATAGGAGTTATTAAAAATACCTTTGCCGATAAAACTAATGATTCCCGTTATGACGGTACTTTTGTAACGACTTACAGAGGAAACTGGCAGAAAACAGGAACAGGCTTGGAATCTGTTACAACACTCTATAATGCTAATAGTCTTCCTGTACCGGTAGGAGGGGCGATATTAAGCTTCTTGGATGATGATTCTCAATTACCAAATATTGCTTACCCGACTGATGGCGGCCAAAATGGTGTAGGTGCTGGTGTTTTGCCTGGACGAGCGGATTGGGTAATTTCACCTAACGGAATTAGCAGAATTGTATATCCGGGACTTTGGAAAATTGGAACGTATCAGACAAATGATGTCACTGGTTTAGGTTATCCAAATGCAGCTTTAACAAGACCATTCCCTGTAGCTAAATTCTCTGAATTTTATTTCATTGCAGCGGAAGCAGCTGTAAAAGGAGCTTCGGGTGCTATGAGTGCAAGAGATTTGATCAATGTAATTCGTGCAAGAGCAGGAAAATGGAGATTTAGTAATAAAAATAATGCTTCATATATTGCCGACAACAGCGCAGCTATGACTGCAGCAACACCAGCTACGATTACTATAGATTATATTTTAGCAGAGAGATCAAGAGAATATTATGGAGAATTTTACAGATGGTTTGATTTGGTAAGAACTCAAAAATGGACAGAATATGCTGCAAGTTATCAGATAGGAGGAACAGCTTATGGAAATCATACACCACAGAATTTTACAAGAAACATTCAGCCATATCATTACTTGAGACCGATTCCTCAGGGACAGTTAGATGCAATGACCGAAATGTCTGCAGCGGATAAGGCAAAATACCAGAATCCTGGTTATTAA
- the uxuA gene encoding mannonate dehydratase has translation MEKTWRWFGKNDKIKLQTLRQIGVEGIVSALHDIPNGEIWNLEVINDYKNYIESHGIRWSVVESLPVSEAIKYGGEDRDFLIENYIKSLENLGRAGVTTVCYNFMPVLDWARTDLFHEWEDGSSSLYFDKARFAYFEIHILKREGAENDYNQEILQKVEELKNTLTEKDNNDLIDSVIVKTQGFVNGNIKEGDLNPVEKFNNLLALYDGIDKNQLRENLKYFLEKIMPVCEEWNIQMCVHPDDPPFALLGLPRIVTNEEDIDWFLNAVDNPHNGLTFCAGSLSANLQNDVPKLAQKFANRTKFVHLRSTNVFENGDFIEAHHLGGRGKLIDVIRVFEKENPDLPMRIDHGRLLLEDIDKGYNPGYSFLGRMLALGQIEGVMATVRSEVQ, from the coding sequence ATGGAAAAAACATGGCGTTGGTTTGGGAAGAACGATAAAATTAAATTACAAACACTTCGACAAATCGGTGTGGAAGGAATTGTTTCTGCATTGCACGATATTCCTAACGGAGAAATCTGGAATTTGGAGGTTATTAACGATTACAAAAATTATATAGAAAGTCACGGTATTCGCTGGTCTGTTGTGGAGAGTCTTCCGGTAAGCGAAGCGATCAAATACGGAGGTGAAGACCGTGATTTTTTGATAGAAAATTATATTAAAAGTCTCGAAAACTTAGGAAGAGCAGGGGTAACTACGGTTTGTTACAATTTTATGCCGGTTTTAGATTGGGCAAGAACAGATCTTTTCCATGAATGGGAAGACGGTTCATCGTCATTGTATTTTGATAAAGCAAGATTTGCTTATTTTGAAATTCATATTCTGAAAAGAGAAGGAGCAGAAAACGATTATAATCAGGAAATTTTGCAAAAAGTTGAAGAATTAAAAAATACGCTCACAGAAAAGGATAACAATGATCTGATAGATTCAGTCATTGTAAAAACACAGGGATTCGTTAATGGAAATATTAAAGAGGGCGATTTAAATCCCGTAGAAAAGTTTAATAATTTATTGGCTTTATATGATGGAATTGATAAAAATCAACTTCGGGAAAACCTAAAATATTTCCTTGAAAAAATAATGCCTGTCTGCGAAGAATGGAATATCCAGATGTGTGTTCATCCAGATGATCCACCTTTTGCTTTATTAGGTTTACCAAGAATTGTAACCAATGAAGAAGACATCGATTGGTTTCTGAACGCAGTCGATAATCCTCACAACGGATTGACATTCTGCGCAGGTTCTTTGAGTGCCAATCTTCAGAATGACGTTCCGAAATTAGCTCAGAAATTTGCCAACAGAACAAAGTTTGTTCATTTGAGAAGCACCAATGTTTTTGAAAACGGAGATTTCATTGAAGCCCATCATTTAGGTGGAAGAGGAAAATTAATCGACGTAATCCGAGTTTTCGAAAAAGAAAATCCAGATTTACCAATGAGAATCGACCACGGAAGATTGTTGTTGGAAGATATTGATAAAGGCTACAATCCTGGTTATTCTTTTTTAGGAAGGATGTTGGCTTTGGGACAGATTGAAGGAGTAATGGCAACAGTACGATCAGAAGTACAATAA
- a CDS encoding SDR family oxidoreductase — MKELFSIKDKVAVITGASGVLGGSLAKSFIEAGAKVVALGRNQETLDNRVEELTDLGGDAFAVEANVMNLESLEKASKKIIEKYGKIDVLLNIAGGNIPSATLSPEQSFFDMNINGWNEVTNLNINGTVYPSYVFGKVMVQQKSGSIVNISSMAAYSAITRVAGYSAAKSAITNFTQWLASDLALKFGDKIRVNAVAPGFFIGDQNRAILLNPDGSLTDRSKKVIAKTPMQRFGEVEELNGTVQFLCSDAASFITGALIPVDGGFSAFSGV; from the coding sequence ATGAAAGAATTATTCAGCATTAAAGATAAAGTAGCTGTCATTACAGGCGCTTCCGGCGTTTTGGGAGGAAGCCTTGCGAAAAGTTTTATCGAAGCGGGGGCAAAAGTGGTGGCTTTAGGAAGAAACCAGGAAACGCTGGACAACCGAGTGGAAGAACTGACTGATTTAGGAGGTGATGCCTTTGCTGTTGAAGCTAATGTCATGAACCTCGAAAGCCTTGAAAAAGCATCAAAAAAAATTATAGAAAAGTATGGTAAAATAGACGTTTTGCTCAACATCGCCGGCGGAAATATCCCAAGTGCAACTTTGTCTCCAGAACAATCATTTTTCGACATGAACATCAATGGATGGAATGAAGTAACCAATCTTAATATCAATGGAACCGTGTATCCAAGCTATGTTTTTGGAAAAGTAATGGTACAGCAAAAAAGCGGAAGTATTGTCAATATTTCTTCGATGGCAGCTTATTCTGCAATTACAAGAGTGGCAGGATATTCGGCAGCAAAATCGGCAATTACCAATTTTACACAATGGCTGGCTTCCGATTTGGCTTTAAAATTCGGAGATAAAATCCGTGTTAATGCTGTGGCACCTGGATTTTTCATTGGTGATCAAAACCGTGCTATTTTACTGAATCCTGATGGATCTTTAACGGATAGAAGCAAAAAAGTGATTGCGAAAACACCAATGCAGAGGTTTGGAGAAGTGGAAGAATTAAACGGAACTGTACAGTTTCTCTGTTCGGATGCCGCAAGTTTCATTACAGGAGCTTTAATACCTGTTGATGGCGGTTTCAGTGCTTTCAGCGGGGTATAA
- a CDS encoding glycoside hydrolase family 43 protein, producing MKQRLMQSIFSAHKTGIIAAAALLYVSNISAQTFSDFNYRGNDKIYSDNPLKPDEFYSPILQGCYPDPSITKKGDDYYLVNSSFSMFPGVPIFTSKDLVNWKQVGHVLDRPSQLKVEKGGVSHGIYAPDIKYNKFNDTFYMITTQIAGGVGNMVVKTKDPAKGWSEVQKLNFDGIDPAIFFDDDGKAYIVHNDAPPQGTEQYQGHRVIKMWDYDLEKDQVVAGSDKIIVNGGVDLSQKPIWIEGPHLYKFKGKYYLMCAEGGTGGNHSEVIFMSDSPKGPFVPAKNNPILTQRYFPKDRKEKVDWAGHADLVEGPNGQWYGVFLAIRPNEKGRVNHGRETFILPVDWSGTYPVFQNGLVPMKPKLKMPEGVKNQTGQNGFFPNGNFTYNDKLTDKNLDFRWIAMRGPRENFITATKAGVKVNPMETNIKALAPISSLFHRLQHEDFETSVTLDYKPKSEKELAGITLYQSETFNYVFGVTKKDKDFYIVLERTEKGSSKLIASEKITLGKMIKFQAVGEKDNISFNYSVDGKNFKNLGGPVSGDILSTDVAGGFTGSLIGLYSTSSNDIVPN from the coding sequence ATGAAACAGAGACTAATGCAATCGATTTTTTCAGCACATAAAACCGGCATTATTGCAGCTGCAGCTCTACTTTATGTAAGTAATATTTCTGCCCAGACTTTTTCAGATTTTAATTACCGTGGAAACGATAAAATATACAGTGATAACCCTCTAAAACCGGACGAATTTTATTCCCCAATTCTTCAGGGTTGCTATCCCGACCCGAGCATTACCAAAAAAGGAGATGATTATTACTTAGTAAACTCTTCTTTCTCAATGTTTCCGGGCGTTCCGATTTTTACTTCCAAAGATTTGGTGAATTGGAAGCAGGTTGGTCACGTTCTCGACAGACCTTCACAACTTAAAGTGGAAAAAGGCGGAGTTTCTCACGGAATTTACGCACCAGACATCAAATACAACAAATTCAACGATACATTTTATATGATTACCACGCAGATTGCGGGCGGAGTCGGAAATATGGTCGTGAAAACCAAAGACCCGGCAAAAGGCTGGAGCGAAGTCCAAAAATTAAATTTCGACGGAATCGACCCTGCGATTTTCTTTGATGATGACGGAAAAGCATATATCGTTCACAACGACGCACCGCCACAAGGAACAGAGCAATATCAAGGTCACCGCGTCATCAAAATGTGGGATTACGATTTGGAAAAAGACCAAGTTGTCGCAGGTTCCGACAAAATTATTGTGAATGGCGGAGTCGACCTTTCTCAAAAACCAATCTGGATTGAAGGTCCGCATTTATACAAATTCAAAGGAAAATACTACCTGATGTGCGCCGAAGGTGGAACAGGAGGCAACCACAGCGAAGTTATTTTTATGTCAGATTCTCCGAAAGGGCCATTCGTTCCCGCAAAAAATAATCCGATTCTGACGCAAAGATATTTTCCAAAAGACAGAAAGGAAAAAGTAGATTGGGCAGGTCACGCAGATTTGGTTGAAGGTCCGAACGGACAGTGGTACGGCGTATTTTTAGCGATTCGTCCTAACGAAAAAGGACGTGTAAATCACGGTAGAGAAACCTTCATTCTTCCTGTTGACTGGAGCGGAACATATCCTGTGTTCCAGAATGGCTTGGTTCCAATGAAACCAAAATTAAAAATGCCGGAAGGTGTGAAAAATCAAACCGGACAAAATGGATTTTTCCCGAACGGAAACTTTACTTATAATGATAAATTAACAGATAAAAATCTCGATTTCCGTTGGATTGCAATGCGTGGTCCTCGTGAAAACTTTATTACGGCTACAAAAGCGGGTGTCAAAGTGAATCCTATGGAAACGAATATCAAAGCTTTGGCTCCGATTTCATCTTTGTTCCACAGATTACAGCACGAAGATTTTGAGACATCTGTAACCCTAGATTACAAACCTAAATCTGAAAAAGAATTAGCCGGAATCACGCTCTACCAAAGCGAAACGTTCAATTATGTTTTCGGAGTTACAAAGAAAGACAAAGACTTCTACATCGTTTTAGAAAGAACTGAAAAAGGAAGTTCAAAACTCATTGCCAGCGAAAAAATTACATTAGGTAAGATGATTAAATTCCAGGCTGTTGGAGAGAAAGATAACATCAGTTTTAATTATTCTGTAGACGGTAAAAACTTTAAAAATCTAGGTGGACCGGTTTCCGGAGACATTCTCTCAACGGATGTTGCAGGCGGTTTCACAGGAAGTTTAATCGGTCTTTATAGCACGTCTTCAAACGATATTGTACCGAATTAA
- a CDS encoding glycoside hydrolase 43 family protein, which translates to MKINKSFYIVSFLGCIGLNHLSAQVNHSEKATTQFTNPIIWADAPDLSVTRNGDDFYLISTTMHLMPGAPVMHSRDLVHWEMSSYVFDTLNDNSKYDLIDGSVYGRGQWASSIRYHKGKYYVLFSPNDEPFKSYFYVTDNPEKGNWKLITRTRHFHDASLLFDDDDRVYVFTSNKVFELSSDFKTIIGNQDGTEVFQKDASETGLLEGNQIIKKDGKYYMMMISWPRGGKRRQEVYRADKVTGPYDKKVILEDNFLGFSYAGQGALIDDKNGNWYSLIFQDRNGVGRVPILLPVKWENDWPILGDNGKVPLTGEVPLSPFKPKNHLVESDEFSDKKMKIQWQWNHNPVNSAWSLSGRKGFLRLKTSRIVDNLYLAPNTLTQRMEGPKSSGIVALDVKGMKDGDVAGFSAFNGDSGILSVVMEDGKKFVVFSTNEVSLDNKTKTVTGVKKEEKKRIPLNSDKVYFKIDADFNLGKDLADFYYSTDQKNWTEMAKDYKMIFDYRRFFMGSKFAIFNYATKNLGGFVDVDFFRYANSLTIK; encoded by the coding sequence GTGAAAATTAATAAATCATTTTATATAGTTTCTTTTTTGGGATGTATCGGGCTGAATCACCTTTCAGCCCAGGTAAATCACTCTGAAAAGGCGACAACTCAATTTACCAACCCAATCATTTGGGCTGATGCACCGGATTTATCGGTCACCAGAAACGGCGACGATTTTTATCTGATAAGCACCACAATGCATCTTATGCCAGGCGCTCCGGTGATGCATTCCAGAGATTTGGTACATTGGGAAATGTCGAGTTATGTTTTTGATACATTAAATGATAATTCTAAATATGATTTGATTGACGGAAGCGTTTACGGACGTGGACAATGGGCATCGTCCATCCGTTATCACAAAGGGAAATATTACGTTCTGTTTTCCCCGAATGATGAGCCTTTCAAATCCTATTTTTATGTCACCGACAATCCTGAAAAAGGCAATTGGAAGCTTATCACGAGAACCAGACATTTTCACGATGCATCTTTACTTTTTGATGATGATGACCGGGTTTATGTCTTCACTTCCAACAAAGTTTTTGAGCTAAGCTCAGATTTTAAAACAATTATCGGGAATCAGGATGGAACGGAAGTTTTTCAGAAAGATGCTTCGGAAACCGGACTTTTGGAGGGCAATCAAATCATCAAAAAAGACGGAAAATATTATATGATGATGATTTCCTGGCCGAGAGGTGGAAAACGTCGTCAGGAAGTGTACAGAGCCGATAAAGTTACCGGACCTTATGATAAAAAGGTCATTCTTGAAGACAATTTTCTTGGATTTTCTTACGCCGGTCAGGGTGCTTTGATTGACGACAAAAACGGTAATTGGTATTCATTGATTTTTCAGGATAGAAATGGAGTAGGAAGGGTTCCTATTTTGCTTCCTGTGAAATGGGAAAACGACTGGCCAATTTTGGGTGACAACGGAAAAGTACCTTTGACAGGTGAAGTTCCGCTTTCGCCATTTAAACCGAAAAATCATCTGGTAGAAAGCGACGAATTTTCCGACAAAAAAATGAAAATCCAATGGCAGTGGAATCATAATCCTGTCAATTCTGCCTGGTCATTATCCGGCAGAAAAGGTTTTTTAAGATTGAAAACCAGTAGAATAGTTGATAATCTCTACCTCGCTCCCAATACATTAACGCAAAGAATGGAAGGTCCAAAATCCAGTGGCATAGTTGCTTTGGATGTGAAAGGAATGAAAGACGGTGATGTTGCAGGTTTCAGTGCTTTCAACGGTGATTCCGGGATTTTATCTGTGGTGATGGAAGACGGTAAAAAGTTTGTCGTTTTTTCAACGAATGAAGTCAGTTTAGATAACAAAACTAAGACGGTTACAGGTGTTAAAAAAGAAGAAAAGAAGAGAATTCCTCTGAATTCCGACAAAGTTTATTTTAAAATTGATGCCGATTTCAACCTTGGAAAAGATTTAGCCGATTTTTATTACAGCACCGACCAAAAGAACTGGACCGAAATGGCGAAAGATTACAAAATGATTTTCGATTACCGAAGATTTTTTATGGGTTCCAAGTTTGCAATTTTCAATTATGCAACGAAAAATCTGGGAGGTTTTGTAGATGTTGATTTTTTCAGATATGCAAATTCTTTAACCATAAAATAA